Within bacterium, the genomic segment CAGAAAATATAAAGGAGCCCCGCCTTTAAAGAAGAAGGTGTTTGTGTGTGGAATATCAAGACGGAAGATGCAACTGTCAAAAGTTCAAAAAAGATGTATAATGTAAACAAGTTACCGCTAAAGACTATTCCAAGCATTCCGCTTAATGAAAGGAGAGAAAAAACATCATATCTGCCGATGGCTTCATCTTCTTTTTGATATTCAACTGCGTAGATACTCGATAAAGTCCAGATAAAACTGGAAATAATTCCCATAAAGTAATTGAGGTTATCTACACTAAACTTGAGTTCGATATCCAATCCGCTGAACAGCGAAAGCTCTATAATATGCCCGCCGAAAACGTACGGATAAAGAGGCATTATAAGGAAAAAATCCAGAGCACAAATAACAGCCGTAATATAATGAGTTACCCGCTTTGGGAGAAAAGGCGCTGAAATAAAACAAACCGCAGGGGAAAGTATCGCTATTAATGGAATATAATTAATTAACATAGTTTTTTCCCGCCCAGGGGAGGCCTCATTTTAACATCAATAACTCTGCCGCCGCCTTATGCGACAAAACGTAAGGCAGTGAGCCTATAAATCCGAATGTAAATGACAAAATTGTAACCACAACCAAAGGCAGCAGCATATTTAACGGGGCTTCCAGGCCCCCTTTTTCCTGCAATAGTGTTTTTTCCGCCAGTGCTGTAATTTCTTCCCTAACGCCAAAATAGGCATAAAGTATCGGCGGGAGAAAATAAGCAAGTTCTATAACCGTATTAATTAAAAAGACTATGGCAAGAACCGGTTCATTAATTAAAAGATGCCCCTTAACCAGGTTCCACTTGCTTATCCATCCTGCCATAGGCGGAAGCCCGACAATGCCAAGTGCGCCAATTACAAAACAGGCCATAGTGACAGGCATTTCTTTTGAGATTTCTGATAATTGCGAAATCCTGGTTTTTCCTTTAAAAGTGATAATCATTCCTACAGCGTAAAATAAACTGATTTTCATAATTGAATGGTACATAATATGAACCAATCCGCCTGTAAGTGTGTAATAATTAAGTGATGCCGCACCGAGAACAACATAACCGAGCTGGTTAATAGTCGAATAGGCTAAAAGTTTTTTCAATTGCCGCTGTCTTAATGCAATGACAGCCGCACCTAAAATAGTAACCACACAGCCAAGCGCAAGCACAGTATTTAAATGCAGTTTAAGGAATAAGTCTTTACCGAATATATCATAAATCATTCTGATAAGCCCGTAAGTGCCGACATTAACAACCGCCACGGCATGAAGCAGGGCGCTGATTGGAGTCGGCGCAACCATGGCCCGGGGAAGCCATGCATGTAATGGAACAAGCGCACCTTTAACGCCAAAACCGGCTGTAAATAGAATAAAAAGGAGATAAAGCACTGCTTTATTCTGTCCGGCTAAACCCGGAATTCCGCCTGGAGTAAATTCAATCTGCCCGGCCGTCAGGCTATGGGTAATAAAACAACCAAAAAGAATCATTGCCCCGCCGGATAATGTATATACCAGATACATTATTCCTGACCTTGACGCTTCTTCTGTTTCTTCATGGATAACCAATGGGAATACACTTATTGTCAATAATTCATAAAACACAAAAAGGGTAAAAAGATCCGCCGCAAATATTATCCCTATAGCAGCGCCTTCACAAAATGATAAGGATGTGTAATAACGTCTTAAACTATGGCTTTTTCCCATATAACCGATAGAATATGAGTTGGTAAATATCCATAAAAAAGTCACCACCATAGCAAGAAGAATAGAAAATACATCAACCTTAAAGCCTAAATTAAAAAAGGTTGTTTGTAGAAGGATAAACGGCGGAAGGCTTTGTTTCAAAACCAGAGGCATAATGAAAACAACCACTGCAAAATCAAATATGCTGGCGATAAACAGAAAAATATAACGCAGTGTGTATCTTTTTTCACCGCAAAGGAATATCAAAAATGAAATTATAATAGGGACAATTACCGGCAAAAAAATAAGCATATTTTATACCTTTGCAGGGGCGAGGTAATCTCGCCCCTACCTCCATAAAAACTCCACACCCGGGCTTATAATCTTCAAAAGAAGATCCGAACCGAACCCGAAAAATAATACGGCAAATGCAAGAATTACAATTGGGATATAGATACTTTTCGGCAATTCCTCCCTGTCAGTATCCGTTTCCGGGACGGATGATGTTCCCCCTGTAAAAAAGTACATCTTCCCGACGACCCGAAAATAGTAAATTGCATTTAGTAAACTCCCCAACAGAAAGATTACGGAAACCGGCAAAAGTCCAGCCTTTATAGTTGAAATTCCAAGTATCCACTTGCTGAAAAATCCGCTCATCGGAGGAATTCCAACCATCCCTAAACTTGCCGCTGTAAAGCAGGCACATGTAGCAGGCATTTTGAAGCCAAGGCCTGTTAATTCATTTATCTCTGTAAGTTTTGTCTTATAAATAATCGCTCCTGCTGATAAAAATAGGGCTGATTTCATTATAGAATGATTAAAAAGATGAAGTACTGCTCCTGTTAAACCATCTTTGCTGAAAAAGCCTATTCCAATCAAAATATAACCCATTTGAGAAATTGTTGAAAAGGCGAGCATTCTTTTCAGATTTTTCTGGCCTATGGCGAATATTGAACCGGCAATAGATGTAACCCCGCCGATAAATAAAATAAGAACAGGAAACATATCTCCGTATAAACCGTTCTGAATTTTGAACACGGAAAAGTAAAAACGAATAATTAAGAATATCCCGGTAACTTTTACGACTAATCCGGAAAGCATAGCACTGATGGAGGAAGGGGCTTTTGAATGTG encodes:
- a CDS encoding proton-conducting transporter membrane subunit; the protein is MLIFLPVIVPIIISFLIFLCGEKRYTLRYIFLFIASIFDFAVVVFIMPLVLKQSLPPFILLQTTFFNLGFKVDVFSILLAMVVTFLWIFTNSYSIGYMGKSHSLRRYYTSLSFCEGAAIGIIFAADLFTLFVFYELLTISVFPLVIHEETEEASRSGIMYLVYTLSGGAMILFGCFITHSLTAGQIEFTPGGIPGLAGQNKAVLYLLFILFTAGFGVKGALVPLHAWLPRAMVAPTPISALLHAVAVVNVGTYGLIRMIYDIFGKDLFLKLHLNTVLALGCVVTILGAAVIALRQRQLKKLLAYSTINQLGYVVLGAASLNYYTLTGGLVHIMYHSIMKISLFYAVGMIITFKGKTRISQLSEISKEMPVTMACFVIGALGIVGLPPMAGWISKWNLVKGHLLINEPVLAIVFLINTVIELAYFLPPILYAYFGVREEITALAEKTLLQEKGGLEAPLNMLLPLVVVTILSFTFGFIGSLPYVLSHKAAAELLMLK
- a CDS encoding monovalent cation/H+ antiporter subunit D family protein, yielding MGSHLQVLIPVILISGAFLSPIFDRWFKKLVEPLALSVTFFSFVYSCILLYGIYVSPLKVFEYFVGFSWSGKTALPTGEPIGIVIQTDIIGGFILVLVNFISFLVAIYSSKYILNYIIAEKRGLYWTLFLLMTAGMSGVCLTGDIFNFYVFYEVASLSSYALVSINGESEAIEAAFKYLLISALASIFIVFGIGLLYSATGTLNMAYASIQVQRILQSEPGAFLSSYRYLIFAALGLFTVGFCIKSAFVPVHAWLPDAHSKAPSSISAMLSGLVVKVTGIFLIIRFYFSVFKIQNGLYGDMFPVLILFIGGVTSIAGSIFAIGQKNLKRMLAFSTISQMGYILIGIGFFSKDGLTGAVLHLFNHSIMKSALFLSAGAIIYKTKLTEINELTGLGFKMPATCACFTAASLGMVGIPPMSGFFSKWILGISTIKAGLLPVSVIFLLGSLLNAIYYFRVVGKMYFFTGGTSSVPETDTDREELPKSIYIPIVILAFAVLFFGFGSDLLLKIISPGVEFLWR